One part of the Paramormyrops kingsleyae isolate MSU_618 chromosome 2, PKINGS_0.4, whole genome shotgun sequence genome encodes these proteins:
- the edf1 gene encoding endothelial differentiation-related factor 1 homolog isoform X2 yields the protein MAESDWDTVTVLRKKGPTAAQAKSKQAVTAAQRRGEALETSKKWAAGQNKQHLVTKNTAKLDRETEELHHERVTLEVGKVIQQGRQDKGLTQKDLATIWCCGGMQSLEAHGDISKQLQQISHK from the exons ATGGCGGAAAGCGACTGGGATACCGTGACTGTTTTGAGAAAGAAGGGTCCTACCGCAGCGCAGGCAAAGTCTAAACAG GCCGTCACAGCCGCCCAGAGACGCGGGGAAGCGTTGGAAACCTCCAAAAAAT GGGCAGCGGGGCAGAACAAGCAGCACCTGGTGACAAAGAATACAGCCAAGCTGGACCGTGAGACGGAGGAGCTGCATCACGAGAGGGTGACACTGGAAGTGGGGAAAGTCATTCAGCAGGGTCGGCAAGACAAGGGTCTGACGCAGAAAGACCTGGCCACG ATCTGGTGTTGTGGTGGAATGCAGTCTTTGGAGGCACATGGAGATATTTCCAAACAGCTGCAACAGATTTCTCACAAGTAG